A single region of the Solwaraspora sp. WMMD791 genome encodes:
- a CDS encoding DUF397 domain-containing protein, whose protein sequence is MKPDTPWFTSSRSAGNGGACVETRRHAGHAEVRDSKDRTGPTLTFTTTQWGTFTTALQTGTLPR, encoded by the coding sequence ATGAAGCCTGACACCCCCTGGTTCACCTCCAGCCGCAGCGCGGGCAACGGCGGGGCGTGCGTCGAGACTCGCCGGCACGCCGGCCACGCCGAGGTACGCGACAGCAAGGACCGCACCGGCCCCACCCTCACCTTCACCACGACCCAGTGGGGCACCTTCACCACCGCCCTGCAGACCGGCACCCTCCCGCGCTGA
- the ribB gene encoding 3,4-dihydroxy-2-butanone-4-phosphate synthase, with amino-acid sequence MTLQMLPPAAQDTLVSLLPTPERIELQEAEEAIAAIGRGELVVVVDDENRENEGDLIVAAEYADADAINFMITHGRGLVCLAITAARAAELDLPPMVERNEDHHGTAFTVSVDGTPEHGVTTGISAYERSRTVQLVLDGKASDLARPGHIFPLVARDGGVLERPGHTEASVDLARLAGLKPAGVIVEIIRPDGTMARLPDLVRFSREHNLVLTSIEKLREYSARRQGGRP; translated from the coding sequence ATGACCCTGCAGATGCTCCCCCCCGCCGCCCAGGACACGCTCGTCTCGCTGCTCCCGACCCCCGAGAGGATCGAGCTCCAGGAGGCCGAGGAGGCCATCGCCGCGATCGGACGCGGTGAGCTCGTCGTCGTCGTCGACGACGAGAACCGCGAGAACGAGGGCGACCTGATCGTCGCGGCCGAGTACGCCGACGCGGACGCCATCAACTTCATGATCACTCACGGTCGCGGGCTGGTCTGCCTGGCGATCACCGCCGCCCGCGCCGCCGAGCTGGACCTGCCACCGATGGTCGAGCGCAACGAGGACCACCACGGCACCGCCTTCACCGTCAGCGTCGACGGGACACCCGAGCACGGCGTCACCACCGGCATCTCCGCCTACGAGCGGTCGCGTACCGTGCAGTTGGTCCTCGACGGCAAGGCCAGCGACCTCGCCCGTCCCGGCCACATCTTCCCCCTGGTCGCCCGGGACGGTGGGGTCCTCGAACGGCCCGGCCACACCGAGGCCTCGGTGGACCTGGCCCGGCTGGCCGGGCTGAAGCCCGCCGGCGTGATCGTCGAGATCATCCGCCCGGACGGGACGATGGCCCGGCTGCCCGACCTGGTGCGTTTCAGCCGCGAGCACAACCTGGTCCTGACCAGCATCGAGAAGCTGCGGGAGTACTCGGCGCGGCGTCAGGGCGGCAGGCCGTGA
- a CDS encoding lysophospholipid acyltransferase family protein, whose translation MNLIDRACVAATTAVTRRTVVHRHLAAVEGIEHVPMDRPFILAPNHRSFADHFLFETLLFAIQGNRAAFLTKAESFTPVKRIWFNAMGAVPVDRARPVRELLATVDDLLDSGRVVVVYPEGTRNPDAQLMAFKDGAFRFAERAGVPVVPAALVGTERILPIGASWPRGHRARVHFGPALHADMALPRAARIRDLAERTRVAIDGLLTDATTAAAARVGNTDPDTAHRHVVAAGRTAQHAEALLERSLSGTDTTPAAVRHRQAELLYTVALRTDPGSLDAAVGLLRVAGLRALTAPAAHRAVLLRRVRVGCENALARDPDHLTANYLLGRWHLLIPKALGGRRERAVHHLGLAHRLAHGDNRYAMAYAEALIAAGRPDAAVTTLRGVIADPVTDQRGDRRRDRAIALLASITGAPAERRPVMDPQPT comes from the coding sequence GTGAACCTGATCGACCGGGCCTGCGTCGCGGCGACGACCGCTGTCACCCGCCGAACGGTCGTGCACCGCCACCTTGCCGCGGTGGAGGGCATCGAGCACGTACCGATGGACCGGCCGTTCATCCTGGCACCCAACCACCGCAGCTTCGCCGACCACTTCCTGTTCGAGACGCTGCTCTTCGCGATCCAGGGAAACCGGGCCGCCTTCCTGACCAAGGCGGAGAGCTTCACCCCGGTGAAACGGATCTGGTTCAACGCGATGGGCGCGGTGCCGGTCGACCGGGCACGACCGGTCCGCGAACTGCTTGCCACAGTGGATGACCTGCTCGACTCCGGTCGGGTGGTGGTGGTCTACCCGGAGGGGACCCGCAACCCCGACGCGCAGCTGATGGCGTTCAAGGACGGGGCGTTCCGGTTCGCCGAACGCGCCGGCGTGCCAGTCGTCCCCGCCGCGCTGGTCGGCACCGAACGGATCCTGCCGATCGGTGCCAGCTGGCCACGCGGTCACCGGGCCAGGGTGCATTTCGGGCCGGCGCTGCACGCCGACATGGCGCTGCCCCGGGCCGCCCGAATCCGCGACCTGGCCGAACGGACCCGGGTGGCGATCGACGGGTTGCTGACCGACGCCACGACGGCCGCAGCGGCACGGGTCGGGAACACCGATCCGGACACCGCCCACCGACACGTCGTCGCCGCCGGGCGGACGGCACAGCACGCCGAGGCGCTGCTGGAGCGGTCCCTCAGCGGTACCGACACCACGCCGGCCGCGGTGCGCCACCGGCAGGCCGAACTGCTCTACACGGTCGCCCTACGGACCGATCCGGGATCGCTCGACGCCGCTGTCGGGCTGCTGCGGGTGGCCGGGCTCCGCGCGCTCACCGCACCCGCCGCCCACCGGGCCGTACTGCTGCGCCGGGTCCGCGTCGGATGCGAGAACGCGCTGGCCCGCGACCCCGACCACCTCACCGCCAACTACCTGCTCGGTCGGTGGCACCTGCTCATCCCGAAGGCCCTGGGCGGCCGGCGGGAACGGGCGGTACACCACCTCGGCCTGGCACACCGACTCGCGCACGGGGACAACCGCTACGCGATGGCGTACGCCGAAGCCCTGATCGCGGCCGGACGGCCCGACGCGGCCGTCACCACCCTACGCGGGGTCATCGCCGACCCCGTCACCGACCAGCGCGGCGACCGCCGCCGTGACCGGGCGATCGCGCTCCTGGCGTCGATCACCGGCGCACCCGCCGAGCGCCGCCCGGTGATGGACCCCCAACCGACCTGA
- a CDS encoding MarR family winged helix-turn-helix transcriptional regulator, with translation MTATLRSEDPGGVDGDARFSGNPDEHPIAELRYLILAAQREGNRLLAQALRPLGLTPAQAEILSVLAEREPLTLAALGRYIVCETGSPSRIVETLFKRGLVEREAGQVDRRVVHLRLTLLGAKMLDDVNAINHALNESIGSQLNDEQRKTMVEALHRILQDTISGSKINQRFGSAAGAALEQRSGYER, from the coding sequence ATGACGGCTACTCTACGTAGCGAAGACCCTGGCGGGGTCGACGGCGACGCCAGGTTCAGCGGCAACCCGGACGAGCATCCGATCGCCGAACTGCGGTATCTGATCCTTGCCGCGCAACGGGAAGGCAACCGCCTCCTGGCGCAGGCACTGCGCCCACTGGGGTTGACGCCGGCGCAGGCGGAGATCCTCTCGGTGCTCGCGGAGCGTGAGCCGCTGACCCTCGCCGCACTCGGGCGGTACATCGTGTGCGAGACGGGAAGCCCGAGCCGGATCGTCGAGACCCTGTTCAAGCGGGGCCTGGTCGAGCGGGAAGCGGGTCAGGTCGACCGGCGCGTCGTGCACCTGCGGCTGACCTTGCTGGGCGCCAAGATGCTGGATGACGTCAACGCGATCAACCACGCGCTGAACGAGTCGATCGGCAGCCAGCTCAACGATGAACAGCGCAAGACGATGGTCGAGGCGCTGCACCGGATCCTGCAGGACACGATCAGCGGTTCCAAGATCAACCAGCGTTTCGGGTCAGCTGCGGGTGCGGCCCTGGAACAGAGGTCCGGGTACGAACGGTGA
- a CDS encoding DUF5753 domain-containing protein, with translation MPVTGPTVVRRQLGRRLRRLREESSRTEQEVERAKVCSRTTLWRIETGKFPVKMNTVRGLCWFYGADPETTDALTRLAAASDDHGWWESHGDAVPDWFRLYVGLEAAATEIGVYDPEVIHGLLQTPDYMRAVFRATYPDAPQEKIERLVSLRLDRQISYYDREQPARIVAILGAGALVREVGGPAVMAEQRAHLASLGRRVRVEIRVLPWSVGAHPAFSGQFILLDFADPDDPDIAYVESHMGARYLERPEELAEYRRIFRLIREQSVPIEEHLR, from the coding sequence ATGCCGGTCACCGGACCGACTGTGGTGCGTCGTCAGCTGGGGCGACGGCTGCGCCGGCTGCGGGAGGAGTCGTCCCGCACCGAGCAGGAGGTGGAGCGGGCGAAGGTCTGTTCGCGTACAACGTTGTGGCGCATCGAGACCGGCAAGTTCCCGGTCAAGATGAACACCGTTCGGGGGTTGTGTTGGTTCTACGGTGCCGACCCGGAGACGACGGACGCGCTGACCCGGCTCGCCGCCGCCAGTGATGATCACGGGTGGTGGGAGTCGCACGGCGACGCCGTACCGGATTGGTTCCGCCTGTACGTCGGTCTCGAAGCCGCCGCCACCGAGATCGGGGTCTATGACCCCGAGGTGATCCACGGCCTGCTTCAGACGCCGGACTACATGCGCGCGGTGTTCCGCGCCACCTATCCGGACGCGCCGCAGGAGAAGATCGAGCGGCTGGTGTCGCTGCGGCTGGACCGGCAGATCTCCTACTACGACCGCGAGCAGCCGGCCCGGATCGTCGCGATCCTCGGGGCCGGTGCGCTGGTCCGCGAGGTCGGTGGCCCGGCGGTGATGGCCGAGCAGCGCGCCCACCTGGCCAGCCTGGGTCGACGGGTACGGGTGGAGATCCGTGTCCTCCCCTGGTCCGTCGGTGCCCACCCGGCCTTCTCTGGCCAGTTCATCTTGCTCGACTTCGCCGACCCGGACGACCCGGACATCGCCTACGTCGAGTCGCATATGGGCGCTCGTTACCTGGAGCGCCCGGAGGAGTTGGCGGAGTACCGTCGAATTTTCCGGCTGATCCGTGAGCAGTCGGTCCCGATCGAGGAGCACCTGCGATGA